One window of the Flavobacteriaceae bacterium YJPT1-3 genome contains the following:
- the metH gene encoding methionine synthase produces MEKVQAKPLRLSGLEPLVITPDSNFINVGERTNVAGSRKFLRLIQNGSYEEALSIARDQVLGGAQILDVNMDDGLLDGKEAMVRFLRLIAAEPDIARIPIMIDSSKWEIIEAGLQCIQGKGVVNSISLKEGEQVFLEQARSILRYGAAVIIMAFDEQGQADTLDRRIEIANRSYKLLTQRISFPPEDIIFDLNIFPVATGMEEHQRNAVDFIEATRWVRQHLPHASVSGGVSNVSFSFRGNQAVREAMHSAFLYHAIQAGMNIGIVNPELLEVYDDIPNDLLERVEDVILNRRPDATERLLEFAETVKQSDRSQKRDLSWRQESLQDRITRALVKGIDDYIVEDIEEARQQVDEPIAVIEGHLMTGMNVVGDLFGSGKMFLPQVVKSARVMKKAVAYLLPYIEEAKKGGQETQSAGKILLATVKGDVHDIGKNIVGVVLACNNYEIIDLGVMVPPEKIIAEAKAQKVDIIGLSGLITPSLDEMVFLAKEMERQQFEVPLLIGGATTSKAHTAVKIDPQYQQTVIHVNDASRAVTVVGDLLNPASAKAYTQNIKLDYASFREQFLQRQKTKNYVSLTDARANKLVLDWSQADLVAPQEPGVQVLEHFPLERLLPFIDWSPFFRSWDLHGRYPDILTDAVVGSQASDLYADAQQLLQRIIREELLEAKAVFGLFPAQQINEDDIEVRSDDESFIFRTLRQQSQKAKGRPNLALADFIAPKDSGYADYMGVFCTSTGFGADLLAQQFEAEHDDYNAIMVKALADRLAEAFAEYLHQQVRIQHWGYAPDEHLDNSALIQERYRGIRPAPGYPACPDHLEKQTIWKLLQVEERIGVELTENLAMWPAASVSGYYFAHPEARYFGLGKILPDQVADFAARKSMDLEKAQKWLAPNIAHQ; encoded by the coding sequence ATGGAAAAAGTACAAGCCAAACCTTTACGCCTTTCCGGTCTGGAACCCCTGGTGATTACTCCGGACAGCAACTTCATTAATGTAGGGGAACGCACCAATGTGGCAGGCTCGCGAAAGTTTCTCCGCCTGATCCAAAACGGAAGCTACGAGGAAGCCTTATCCATTGCCAGAGACCAGGTGCTAGGGGGTGCTCAAATTCTGGATGTAAATATGGATGATGGCTTGCTGGATGGAAAGGAAGCCATGGTCAGATTTCTACGCTTGATCGCTGCAGAACCGGATATTGCTCGGATCCCGATAATGATCGACAGCTCTAAATGGGAAATTATCGAGGCCGGGCTTCAGTGCATTCAGGGGAAAGGGGTGGTCAATTCCATCAGTCTTAAAGAAGGGGAGCAGGTATTTCTGGAGCAGGCCAGGAGCATTTTGCGCTACGGGGCGGCTGTCATTATCATGGCTTTTGATGAGCAAGGGCAGGCTGATACCCTGGACCGCCGCATTGAGATCGCCAATCGATCCTATAAGTTGCTGACCCAACGAATTTCTTTCCCTCCGGAGGACATTATATTCGATCTAAATATTTTCCCTGTGGCCACCGGAATGGAAGAGCACCAGCGTAATGCGGTTGATTTTATTGAAGCCACGCGCTGGGTACGTCAACATCTGCCACATGCCAGTGTGAGCGGAGGAGTGAGCAATGTGTCCTTCAGCTTCAGAGGCAATCAGGCGGTACGGGAAGCCATGCACTCGGCGTTCTTGTACCATGCGATACAAGCCGGAATGAATATAGGGATCGTCAACCCGGAACTTCTGGAAGTGTATGATGATATTCCCAACGATTTATTGGAGCGGGTAGAAGATGTTATCCTCAACCGGAGGCCAGATGCCACAGAACGTCTACTTGAATTTGCGGAGACCGTTAAACAGAGCGATCGCAGCCAAAAGCGAGATCTATCCTGGCGTCAGGAAAGTCTCCAGGATCGAATTACCCGCGCCCTGGTCAAAGGCATTGACGATTACATTGTTGAAGATATTGAAGAAGCCCGACAGCAGGTTGATGAACCCATTGCTGTCATTGAGGGGCACCTAATGACCGGAATGAATGTGGTGGGAGATCTGTTTGGGAGCGGAAAGATGTTTTTGCCACAGGTGGTGAAAAGTGCCCGGGTCATGAAAAAGGCCGTGGCTTATTTGCTTCCTTATATCGAAGAGGCAAAAAAAGGAGGGCAAGAGACCCAATCGGCCGGAAAGATCTTACTGGCCACTGTGAAAGGGGATGTTCACGATATCGGTAAGAATATCGTAGGTGTAGTTCTGGCCTGCAATAATTACGAGATCATTGATCTGGGTGTGATGGTTCCTCCGGAGAAGATCATCGCCGAAGCCAAAGCACAAAAGGTCGATATTATTGGGCTTAGCGGACTCATCACGCCCAGTTTGGATGAAATGGTCTTTCTCGCTAAAGAGATGGAGCGGCAGCAGTTTGAAGTGCCCCTGTTGATCGGGGGAGCGACGACCAGCAAAGCACACACCGCCGTAAAGATCGATCCCCAGTACCAACAAACGGTCATTCATGTCAACGATGCCAGTCGGGCCGTTACAGTCGTAGGTGATTTGCTGAATCCCGCTTCCGCGAAAGCGTATACCCAGAACATCAAGCTGGATTACGCCAGCTTTCGGGAACAATTTCTCCAAAGGCAGAAAACCAAGAACTATGTCTCTTTGACCGATGCCAGAGCCAATAAGTTGGTACTCGATTGGTCTCAAGCCGATCTTGTAGCACCCCAAGAGCCGGGGGTACAGGTCTTGGAGCATTTTCCACTCGAACGACTCCTTCCTTTCATCGACTGGTCGCCTTTCTTTCGTAGTTGGGATTTGCATGGCCGCTATCCGGATATTCTCACCGATGCGGTGGTGGGTTCCCAGGCCAGCGATCTGTATGCCGATGCCCAGCAGCTACTGCAACGCATCATTCGGGAGGAGCTATTGGAAGCAAAAGCCGTATTTGGGCTTTTTCCGGCCCAACAGATCAATGAGGATGACATCGAGGTAAGGAGTGACGATGAATCCTTTATTTTTCGCACCTTACGGCAGCAAAGTCAAAAAGCCAAAGGCAGACCCAATTTGGCTCTGGCCGATTTTATAGCTCCCAAAGATTCCGGGTATGCCGATTATATGGGGGTCTTCTGCACCAGTACGGGCTTTGGTGCAGACCTCTTGGCACAGCAATTTGAAGCGGAACATGATGATTACAACGCCATCATGGTCAAAGCCCTAGCCGATCGCCTGGCGGAGGCCTTTGCGGAATATTTGCATCAGCAGGTACGGATACAGCATTGGGGATATGCTCCTGATGAACATCTCGACAATAGTGCATTGATCCAGGAGCGCTACCGGGGTATCCGGCCCGCACCGGGATATCCGGCCTGTCCTGACCATTTGGAAAAGCAAACGATTTGGAAGTTACTTCAGGTGGAAGAACGCATTGGGGTGGAGCTCACTGAAAATCTGGCTATGTGGCCGGCAGCTTCGGTCTCGGGCTATTATTTTGCTCATCCTGAAGCCCGTTACTTTGGTCTGGGTAAAATCCTGCCCGATCAGGTAGCTGATTTTGCCGCTCGAAAATCAATGGATCTGGAGAAAGCCCAAAAGTGGTTAGCTCCCAATATTGCCCATCAATAA
- a CDS encoding homocysteine S-methyltransferase family protein: MSHRIQSLLQQRVLVLDGAMGTMLQAYQFTEEDFRGERFAHCKQALQGNNDLLSLTQPEAIAEVHRNYFEAGADIVETNTFSATSIGMADYQLEEYVFELNQQSAAIARQVADEFTRKNPDQPRFVAGSIGPTNKTASMSPDVNDPGFRAVDFEELRQAYREQVEGLLAGGVDLLLVETVFDTLNAKAALFAIQQLLEEQQKEIPIMVSGTITDASGRTLSGQTAEAFLISIAHIPLLTVGFNCALGAAQLQPHIEILAHRAACGVSAHPNAGLPNAFGAYDQSPQEMAALMEPYLEKGLVNIIGGCCGTTPAHIRAIAEVARKYQPRPFPELV, translated from the coding sequence ATGTCTCATCGTATTCAATCTTTATTACAACAGCGCGTTCTTGTCTTAGACGGCGCCATGGGTACTATGCTCCAAGCCTACCAATTCACTGAAGAAGACTTTCGAGGGGAGCGTTTTGCGCATTGTAAACAAGCACTGCAAGGAAATAATGACCTGCTTTCCCTCACCCAACCGGAGGCCATTGCGGAGGTGCACCGAAACTATTTTGAAGCCGGAGCCGATATTGTCGAGACCAATACCTTTTCAGCCACCTCCATCGGGATGGCCGATTATCAGTTGGAAGAGTACGTATTCGAGCTAAATCAGCAAAGCGCTGCTATCGCTCGGCAGGTTGCTGATGAGTTTACCCGTAAAAATCCGGATCAACCGCGATTTGTGGCCGGTAGTATAGGACCAACCAATAAAACGGCAAGCATGTCACCTGATGTGAATGATCCCGGTTTTCGTGCGGTTGATTTTGAAGAATTGCGACAAGCTTATCGGGAGCAAGTGGAGGGATTGTTGGCTGGAGGCGTTGATCTGTTGCTGGTAGAAACCGTATTCGACACCCTAAATGCCAAGGCCGCTTTGTTTGCCATTCAGCAACTGTTGGAAGAACAGCAAAAAGAGATACCCATAATGGTGAGCGGAACCATTACTGACGCGTCCGGAAGAACCCTTTCAGGTCAAACCGCGGAGGCTTTTTTGATCTCCATAGCGCATATTCCACTACTGACGGTGGGCTTTAATTGCGCACTAGGCGCGGCTCAGCTGCAGCCGCATATAGAGATTCTCGCTCATCGAGCTGCCTGTGGAGTCTCAGCGCATCCCAATGCAGGATTACCGAATGCCTTTGGGGCCTACGATCAGAGTCCGCAGGAGATGGCTGCCTTAATGGAGCCTTACCTGGAAAAAGGCCTGGTTAACATCATTGGCGGCTGTTGCGGTACGACTCCGGCGCACATTCGCGCCATCGCTGAGGTGGCTCGTAAATACCAACCAAGACCCTTCCCAGAATTGGTATAG
- a CDS encoding GTP-binding protein, with protein sequence MDVLKLATAGSVDDGKSTLIGRLLYDTQSLTDDKVAAIKKSSERLGYDYLDFSLATDGLIAEREQGITIDVAHIYFSTPSRSYIIADTPGHVEYTRNMVTGASNAQASIILIDARKGVVEQTYRHFFINDLLRVKHLIVAVNKMDLVDYDAKVFASIKDSFEALVKQRTFEEQEIHYVPVSALKGDNVASSSAAMDWFQGSSVLDLLERIPTTSTSQTAMRFPVQTVIRPKRDAYHDYRAYAGTVLGQSIQVGDAVTILPSLKDSRIASIRLFDKEYEAAEAGSAVSITLEDDLQVTRGDLIVPQEKIPQQGLELKAKICWMDEQPLQVGNKYELQIQSNRVLTKVKEIHHKIATDFGDSKDSMSEVALNEIAEVSFRLSKTLFYDSFASHKATGSFILIDTHSNTTAGVGFIQ encoded by the coding sequence ATGGACGTACTTAAATTAGCAACCGCAGGCAGTGTAGATGATGGCAAAAGCACCCTGATTGGGCGCTTGCTCTACGATACGCAATCACTAACTGACGATAAGGTGGCTGCCATCAAGAAAAGCAGTGAACGTCTGGGCTATGATTACCTCGATTTTTCGTTAGCCACTGATGGTCTGATAGCTGAACGGGAGCAGGGAATTACCATTGATGTGGCTCACATCTATTTTTCTACGCCTTCGCGAAGCTATATCATCGCCGATACCCCCGGCCATGTAGAATATACCCGAAATATGGTTACCGGGGCTTCCAATGCCCAGGCTTCCATCATTTTGATCGATGCTCGAAAGGGGGTGGTCGAGCAGACCTATCGACATTTTTTTATCAACGATCTGCTTCGGGTGAAGCATCTTATTGTAGCGGTCAACAAAATGGACTTAGTGGATTATGATGCTAAGGTTTTTGCATCCATCAAAGACTCCTTTGAAGCCTTGGTTAAGCAACGAACTTTTGAAGAGCAGGAGATTCACTACGTACCTGTGAGTGCCCTAAAAGGCGACAATGTGGCCTCTTCTTCGGCAGCAATGGATTGGTTTCAAGGGTCTTCTGTATTGGATTTACTGGAGCGCATCCCTACAACCAGTACCTCACAAACCGCTATGCGCTTTCCGGTGCAAACGGTTATACGTCCGAAGCGTGATGCGTATCACGATTACCGGGCCTATGCCGGTACGGTACTGGGTCAGTCCATTCAGGTAGGTGATGCCGTGACCATCTTACCCTCTTTGAAAGATTCGCGTATTGCTTCCATCAGGCTTTTTGACAAGGAGTATGAAGCGGCAGAGGCGGGCAGCGCAGTAAGCATTACTTTAGAAGATGACCTTCAGGTGACCCGGGGCGATTTGATCGTTCCCCAAGAAAAAATTCCTCAACAAGGCCTGGAGCTTAAAGCTAAAATTTGCTGGATGGATGAACAGCCATTGCAGGTGGGGAATAAATACGAATTACAGATCCAGAGTAATCGGGTATTGACCAAAGTCAAAGAAATACACCACAAAATAGCGACTGATTTTGGAGACTCGAAGGATTCCATGTCTGAAGTGGCCCTCAATGAAATAGCAGAAGTTTCTTTCCGCTTAAGTAAGACCCTGTTTTATGACAGCTTTGCAAGCCATAAAGCGACCGGATCCTTTATCCTGATCGATACGCATTCGAATACTACCGCCGGAGTGGGATTTATCCAATAA
- the cysD gene encoding sulfate adenylyltransferase subunit CysD: protein MNTILKPDALESEAIHIFREVAAQFERPVLLFSGGKDSITLVRLAQKAFYPARIPFPLLHVDTGHNFKETIDFRDKLVAELGLQLIVRHVQDSIDAGKVQEESGKYSSRNSLQTTTLLDAIEEFRFDACIGGARRDEEKARAKERIFSVRDDFGQWDEKKQRPELFNLLNGKIDHGQNVRVFPISNWTELDVWSYIEKENIAIPSIYFAHQRETFVRDGLIWSASEFVYREEDEVIQERRVRFRTVGDMTCTAAVQSEAATIAEIVQEIKASTLSERGARIDDKRSEAAMEQRKQLGYF from the coding sequence ATGAATACGATCTTAAAACCAGACGCTCTCGAGAGCGAAGCCATCCATATTTTTAGGGAAGTAGCAGCCCAGTTCGAACGCCCGGTCCTTCTTTTCTCAGGCGGGAAAGACAGCATCACTTTGGTTAGACTGGCACAAAAAGCCTTTTATCCGGCCCGTATTCCCTTTCCTTTATTGCATGTAGACACCGGGCATAATTTTAAAGAAACGATTGACTTTCGCGATAAGCTGGTCGCAGAATTAGGCCTCCAACTCATCGTACGTCACGTTCAGGACAGCATCGATGCTGGAAAGGTGCAGGAGGAAAGCGGAAAATACTCCAGTCGGAATAGCCTGCAAACCACCACTTTATTGGATGCGATCGAAGAATTTCGCTTCGATGCGTGCATCGGAGGAGCCCGCAGGGACGAAGAGAAAGCCCGCGCCAAAGAACGCATATTTTCCGTCCGCGATGATTTTGGGCAATGGGATGAAAAAAAACAAAGACCTGAATTGTTCAACCTTTTAAACGGCAAAATTGATCATGGCCAGAATGTACGGGTGTTTCCCATCAGCAACTGGACAGAATTAGACGTCTGGTCGTACATCGAAAAAGAGAACATAGCAATTCCCTCCATCTATTTTGCTCATCAGCGCGAAACTTTTGTTCGCGATGGTTTGATCTGGAGCGCTTCTGAATTTGTTTATAGGGAAGAGGATGAAGTCATACAGGAGCGCAGGGTACGCTTCCGCACCGTAGGCGATATGACCTGTACGGCCGCAGTGCAATCGGAGGCTGCGACCATTGCCGAAATCGTTCAAGAAATTAAAGCTTCAACCCTCTCAGAGCGGGGAGCTCGTATTGACGACAAGCGCTCAGAAGCCGCAATGGAACAACGCAAACAGTTAGGATATTTCTAA
- a CDS encoding phosphoadenosine phosphosulfate reductase family protein, whose protein sequence is MISEEWIREANTSWKDADPGVLIQQGLELAIRPVVTTNFRPYEAAILHACVTVQPEIPVLWCDTGYNTAATYKHAEYLIDRLQLCVHPYVPQRSRAHREALSAIPELDTPEHQLFTHEVKLEPFRRAMAEHKPDVWFTNLRQGQTALRDSLGIFSLSGDGVLKVSPFYYWSDRQMDDYLKTHALPNEFDYHDPTKGLAHRECGLHL, encoded by the coding sequence ATGATTAGCGAAGAATGGATACGGGAGGCCAATACCTCATGGAAAGATGCAGACCCTGGGGTGCTGATACAGCAAGGATTGGAATTAGCAATAAGACCGGTGGTTACGACTAACTTTCGGCCTTATGAAGCAGCCATACTGCATGCCTGTGTCACTGTGCAGCCCGAAATTCCGGTGCTCTGGTGCGATACCGGATACAATACTGCAGCCACTTATAAACATGCAGAATACCTCATTGATCGCTTACAACTCTGCGTGCATCCTTATGTTCCTCAACGCAGTCGGGCACATCGGGAAGCGCTGAGCGCTATTCCTGAATTAGACACACCCGAACACCAACTATTTACTCACGAAGTCAAATTGGAGCCTTTTCGACGCGCTATGGCAGAACATAAGCCGGATGTATGGTTCACCAATTTACGTCAGGGGCAAACCGCCCTAAGAGACTCTTTAGGTATTTTCAGTCTAAGTGGCGATGGGGTACTAAAGGTCAGCCCATTTTATTACTGGTCCGACCGGCAAATGGACGATTACCTGAAAACCCATGCGCTGCCTAATGAATTTGATTATCACGATCCTACCAAAGGCCTGGCTCACCGGGAATGCGGACTTCACCTATAA
- a CDS encoding DUF2061 domain-containing protein: MLLDQILPVSSRRSSRKAKSSAGEKPLRSLVKTISWRVIGTLDTILISWLITGTWVFALSIGAVELITKMVLYYFHERAWSTIKWGK, from the coding sequence ATGCTATTGGATCAGATACTTCCTGTTTCTTCCCGGCGGAGCTCGCGCAAAGCAAAATCGAGTGCCGGTGAAAAACCTTTACGCAGTCTGGTTAAAACCATCAGTTGGCGAGTCATAGGAACCCTGGATACCATACTTATTTCCTGGCTGATCACCGGAACCTGGGTATTTGCCTTGTCTATAGGAGCGGTTGAATTAATCACCAAGATGGTGTTGTATTATTTCCATGAACGAGCATGGAGTACCATAAAATGGGGAAAATAA